The following are encoded together in the Zingiber officinale cultivar Zhangliang chromosome 8A, Zo_v1.1, whole genome shotgun sequence genome:
- the LOC122008865 gene encoding protein trichome birefringence-like 12 has protein sequence MDSINSWAWIPDRCGGAPVPRIDPAAFLGTVRGKKIGFVGDSLNENFLVAFLCTLRSADGGAKKWKRKRAWRGGYFPKFDVVVAYHRAVLLANYTWQPVDSSSQLGKDGIKGIYKVDIDIPADDWAIVTKFYDVLILNTGHWWGADKFPKETPLVFYKGGKPVDPPLGIFAGLEIVLKSTISYIEKEVPKKTIKFWRTQSPRHFFRGEWDRNGSCLSSDLLREEELDSWFDPKNKGVNKEAREVNSLIQQALLGTSISLLNLTHLSEFRSDAHPAIWLGKKDAVSIWGQDCMHWCLPGLPDTWVDILAAQIMYNFEGI, from the exons ATGGACTCCATCAATTCCTGGGCCTGGATCCCCGACCGCTGCGGCGGCGCGCCGGTTCCGCGGATCGACCCGGCTGCGTTCCTCGGAACCGTGAGGGGAAAGAAGATCGGCTTCGTCGGTGATTCTCTGAACGAGAATTTCCTGGTGGCCTTCCTTTGCACTCTCAGGTCGGCTGATGGCGGGGCGAAGAAGTGGAAGCGGAAGAGGGCGTGGAGAGGTGGCTACTTTCCCAAGTTTGACGTCGTCGTGGCTTACCATCGCGCTGTTCTGCTAGCGAATTATAC GTGGCAGCCTGTGGATAGTTCATCTCAGCTAGGTAAAGATGGAATCAAGGGAATCTATAAAGTTGATATTGATATACCTGCAGATGATTGGGCTATTGTCACCAAGTTCTATGATGTTCTGATCCTGAATACTGGTCATTG GTGGGGTGCTGATAAATTTCCGAAGGAGACGCCACTTGTTTTTTACAAGggaggaaaaccagtagaccctcCACTTGGAATCTTTGCTGGACTTGAGATTGTCCTTAAAAGTACGATCTCTTATATTGAGAAAGAAGTCCCGAAAAAGACCATCAAATTTTGGCGTACTCAATCGCCGAGGCATTTCTTCAGAGGGGAATGGGACCGTAATGGTAGTTGCTTGTCGAGTGACCTACTAAGAGAAGAGGAG CTTGATTCATGGTTTGACCCTAAAAATAAGGGAGTGAATAAAGAAGCAAGGGAAGTGAATTCTTTGATTCAACAAGCATTGCTTGGCACAAGTATAAGTTTACTAAACCTGACTCACTTGAGTGAGTTCAGATCGGACGCGCATCCAGCAATCTGGTTGGGCAAGAAGGATGCGGTGTCGATCTGGGGACAGGACTGCATGCATTGGTGCCTTCCTGGCCTTCCTGATACCTGGGTCGATATCTTAGCTGCCCAAATCATGTACAACTTTGAAGGAATCTGA
- the LOC122008862 gene encoding uncharacterized protein LOC122008862, producing the protein MGNTKAPATTRKTKKKGRPSLLDIQSRSLRLQQEKHCDPSPDGDNRRAAGDREDSDQGRREKKLRPVLRLSDNPNADSAAARSESDDGRTRKVGLVRNDPQAQRQNPTLKVTDLPQDYGPTTSLPDKKLLVFILDRLQKKDSYGVFAEPVDPEELPDYHDIIKHPMDFATIRKKVSDGVYGNLEQFENDVFLICSNAMQYNASDTIYHRQARAIQELAKKNFYNLRQERDDNEQEPKPARRGRPPTKDIFKKIGRPPSVDARDTRYSVNFSPDLSQKVLDKTTLTNLPTKTCGIRNTEAHNSNRNEDTSGSSTSKYSKKSVVIDENRRNAFTEAQEPSVLTTFDGERKQLIPVGLYTEHAYAQSLARFAAKFGPVGWDIAARRIEHVLPRGTKFGRGWVGEKDASSQMSQPPLISISPHSFQPENTPSTSASISENAVDDTENEVKARSTPSATPSLPCRYLDSAEYSTRDRESSSKPQSAVGFHGTWQKVANQLPKVGAMQPPLNGFNTPLGFNHLAHSGRTFNASSPPGNSSFEAMVMHSRVPTNMLPINSIQPSTSNRVNSAADPNTVSSFLPDDSHGCQRTREAVTMPRPVSFPHNLNLGFHPTGSPVSGVLLDSQNPNPNLALGL; encoded by the exons ATGGGCAACACGAAAGCACCCGCGACGACAAGGAAGACGAAGAAGAAGGGGAGACCCTCCCTCTTGGACATTCAGAGCCGAAGCCTCCGCCTCCAGCAGGAGAAGCACTGCGATCCTAGCCCCGATGGCGACAATCGCAGAGCAGCAGGCGATCGCGAAGATTCCGACCAGGGGAGGCGCGAGAAGAAGCTCCGCCCCGTTCTTCGGCTTTCCGACAACCCTAACGCTGATTCGGCTGCTGCCCGCTCTGAATCGGACGATGGAAGAACCCGAAAGGTCGGCCTCGTCCGGAATGATCCCCAG GCACAGAGGCAGAATCCTACACTGAAAGTGACAGATCTTCCACAAG ATTATGGACCCACAACATCATTACCGGACAAAAAGTTATTGGTTTTCATCCTTGATAGATTACAGAA AAAAGATAGTTATGGAGTCTTTGCGGAGCCAGTTGACCCTGAGGAG CTTCCAGATTACCATGACATTATCAAGCATCCCATGGATTTTGCTACCATCAGAAAGAAAGTTTCAGATGGAGTTTATGGCAACCTGGAGCAGTTCGAG AACGATGTCTTCTTAATCTGCTCAAATGCAATGCAGTACAATGCATCAGACACAATCTACCACAGACAG GCTCGGGCTATTCAAGAACTAGcaaaaaagaatttttacaatCTAAGACAAGAACGTGATGACAATGAACAAGAACCAAAACCGGCACGGAGAGGCCGGCCACCAACTAAAGATATTTTCAAGAAAATAGGTCGTCCACCTAGTGTTGATGCCAGAGATACTCGTTACTCAGTCAATTTCTCACCTGATTTATCACAAAAGGTATTAGATAAGACCACCTTAACCAACTTACCTACAAAAACTTGTGGCATTCGCAATACAGAAGCTCATAATTCGAACAGGAATGAAGATACTTCAG GTTCTTCCACATCAAAATATTCAAAGAAGTCCGTTGTTATAGATGAAAACCGTCGTAATGCATTTACTGAAGCTCAGGAGCCGTCAGTGTTAACAACATTTGATGGAGAAAGAAAGCAGCTAATTCCT GTCGGCCTTTACACAGAGCATGCATATGCTCAGAGCTTAGCACGATTTGCTGCAAAATTTGGTCCTGTTGGATGGGACATTGCTGCTAGACGAATTGAACATGTTCTTCCTCGTGGGACCAAATTTGGCCGGGGGTGGGTTGGAGAGAAAGATGCATCATCACAAATGTCTCAGCCGCCCCTGATATCGATATCTCCACATTCTTTCCAGCCAGAAAATACACCTTCCACGAGTGCATCCATATCAGAAAATGCAGTAGATGATACAGAAAATGAAGTTAAAGCAAGATCAACTCCATCAGCTACCCCATCTCTCCCTTGTAGATACCTGGATTCTGCCGAGTACAGTACTAGAGATCGAGAAAGTTCTTCGAAACCACAGAGTGCAGTAGGTTTCCATGGTACTTGGCAAAAGGTAGCAAATCAACTTCCAAAAGTAGGCGCTATGCAGCCTCCTTTGAATGGCTTTAACACCCCCTTGGGGTTTAATCATCTTGCTCATTCTGGGAGGACTTTCAATGCATCATCACCACCCGGGAACTCTAGTTTTGAGGCAATGGTAATGCATTCTCGAGTGCCAACGAACATGCTTCCAATAAATAGCATTCAACCATCAACAAGTAATAGGGTAAATTCAGCTGCTGATCCAAATACAGTTTCCAGCTTTCTTCCTGATGATTCACATGGTTGTCAGAGAACAAGGGAAGCCGTAACAATGCCAAGGCCAGTTTCTTTTCCTCACAATCTAAACTTAGGTTTTCACCCAACAGGGTCACCAGTTTCAGGTGTTCTATTAGACTCCCAAAATCCCAACCCAAACTTAGCATTGGGACTGTGA